A portion of the Mustela erminea isolate mMusErm1 chromosome 19, mMusErm1.Pri, whole genome shotgun sequence genome contains these proteins:
- the GEMIN7 gene encoding gem-associated protein 7, whose translation MQTPLTIPVPVLRLPRGPDGLSRGFAPDGRRAPRMPEGPETPGSAGVQESRESQEQHARAALRERYLRSLLAMVGHQVSFTLHEGVHVTAHFGATDLDVANFYVSQLQTPIGVQAEALLRCSDIIAYTFKP comes from the coding sequence ATGCAGACTCCACTGACCATCCCTGTGCCTGTGCTCCGGCTCCCTCGGGGCCCCGATGGCCTGAGCCGAGGCTTTGCCCCAGATGGACGCAGGGCCCCCCGGATGCCAGAGGGTCCTGAAACCCCAGGGTCTGCAGGAGTTCAAGAGTCTCGGGAATCCCAGGAACAGCATGCACGAGCGGCGCTCCGGGAACGCTACCTCCGCAGCCTGCTGGCCATGGTGGGTCACCAGGTGAGTTTCACACTGCACGAGGGCGTGCACGTGACTGCCCACTTCGGAGCCACTGACCTGGACGTGGCCAACTTCTACGTGTCACAGCTGCAGACGCCCATAGGTGTGCAGGCTGAGGCCCTGCTGCGGTGTAGTGACATTATTGCGTACACCTTCAAGCCATGA